A portion of the Halalkalicoccus tibetensis genome contains these proteins:
- the nuoK gene encoding NADH-quinone oxidoreductase subunit NuoK, which yields MIAPTQLLVPVEWYLVLSAGVFCIGLFGVLTRRNALMFLISVELMLNAANINFVAFSLQWGNLTGQTFALFVMALAAAEVAIGIGIILVLYRNFRGIDVTEATTMRW from the coding sequence ATGATCGCTCCGACCCAGCTGCTCGTCCCCGTCGAGTGGTACCTCGTCCTCTCGGCGGGCGTGTTCTGTATCGGCCTGTTCGGCGTGCTGACCCGACGTAACGCGCTGATGTTCCTGATCAGCGTCGAACTCATGCTCAACGCAGCGAACATCAACTTCGTCGCCTTCTCGCTGCAGTGGGGCAACCTGACCGGACAGACGTTCGCGCTGTTCGTGATGGCGCTTGCCGCCGCGGAGGTCGCGATCGGGATCGGGATCATCCTCGTCCTCTATCGCAACTTCCGTGGCATCGACGTGACCGAGGCGACGACGATGAGGTGGTAA
- the nuoL gene encoding NADH-quinone oxidoreductase subunit L, with product MAFEYAPLIALFPLASFVIALAAGEYLPKKGAFVGMAATGGSLLLSIWAMVRVSGGEIYDETLYTWVAGVGEETISLTFGLLLDPLSTMMLVIVSLIAFLVHMFSLGYMNDEGETGLPRYYAGLGLFTFSMLAFVFADNLLMAFMFFELVGLCSFLLIGFWFREDAPPSAAKKAFLVTRFGDYFFLIGVVGILATFGTAQFAGEGAFPQLAQEAIEGGETLFGFTAETWITILGLLVLGGVIGKSAQFPLHTWLPDAMEGPTPVSALIHAATMVAAGVYLVARMFGFYALSPTALGIIAFTGGFTALFAATMGVVKDDIKQVLAYSTISQYGYMMLGLGVAGYVAATFHLMTHAFFKALLFLGAGAVIIAMHHEQDMWHMGGLKDEMPVTYYSFLAGSLALAGIIPFSGFWSKDEILYDALIVGLNEPIMLAAYAMGLLAVFFTGLYTFRMVLLTFHGEPRSDHAEHPVALGWNTKIPLAVLGVLAAVAGFVNMVPVAEVTGADITYLSNWLDSGPEELAYSTYTATAAEFAGLEAAELSPLLPGVVALAVALAGAGVGVFLYRGPEPERHTEKLGGAKDVLVANYYQDEYQVWLAEGLTQRTARAADTFDQGVIDGVVNGASSVSLLGSDRIRRVQSGVVTNYAAMITIALVVLLVAFGIYGGWF from the coding sequence ATGGCATTCGAATACGCACCGTTGATCGCACTGTTCCCGCTCGCATCGTTCGTCATCGCGCTCGCTGCGGGCGAGTACCTCCCCAAGAAGGGGGCGTTCGTCGGCATGGCCGCGACCGGCGGCTCGCTGCTGCTCTCGATCTGGGCGATGGTCCGGGTCTCGGGCGGCGAGATCTACGACGAGACGCTCTACACGTGGGTCGCCGGCGTCGGCGAGGAGACGATCTCGCTGACCTTCGGCCTGCTTTTGGACCCGCTGTCGACGATGATGCTCGTCATCGTCTCGCTGATCGCCTTCCTCGTCCACATGTTCAGCCTCGGCTACATGAACGACGAGGGCGAGACCGGCCTGCCGCGATACTACGCCGGCCTCGGGCTGTTCACCTTCAGCATGCTCGCGTTCGTCTTCGCGGACAACCTGCTGATGGCGTTCATGTTCTTCGAGCTCGTGGGGCTGTGCTCGTTCCTGCTGATCGGCTTCTGGTTCCGCGAGGACGCCCCTCCGAGCGCCGCGAAGAAGGCGTTCCTCGTCACCCGCTTCGGCGACTACTTCTTCCTGATCGGCGTCGTCGGGATCCTCGCGACGTTCGGCACCGCACAGTTCGCGGGCGAGGGGGCGTTCCCCCAGCTCGCCCAGGAGGCCATCGAGGGCGGCGAGACGCTGTTCGGCTTCACCGCCGAGACGTGGATCACGATCCTCGGGCTGTTGGTGCTCGGCGGCGTGATCGGCAAGTCCGCCCAGTTCCCGCTTCACACCTGGCTGCCCGACGCGATGGAGGGCCCCACGCCGGTCTCGGCGCTGATCCACGCGGCGACAATGGTCGCCGCCGGGGTCTACCTGGTCGCGCGGATGTTCGGCTTCTACGCGCTGAGCCCGACCGCGCTGGGGATCATCGCCTTCACCGGCGGCTTCACGGCGCTGTTCGCGGCGACGATGGGGGTCGTGAAGGACGACATCAAGCAGGTGCTCGCGTACTCGACGATCTCCCAGTACGGCTATATGATGCTCGGGCTGGGGGTTGCGGGCTACGTCGCCGCGACCTTCCACCTGATGACCCACGCGTTCTTCAAGGCGCTGCTGTTCCTGGGTGCGGGTGCGGTCATCATCGCGATGCACCACGAACAGGACATGTGGCATATGGGCGGGCTGAAGGACGAGATGCCCGTCACCTACTACTCGTTCCTCGCGGGCTCGCTCGCGCTCGCGGGGATCATCCCGTTCTCGGGCTTCTGGAGCAAGGACGAGATCCTCTACGACGCGCTGATCGTGGGGCTCAACGAGCCGATCATGCTCGCCGCCTACGCCATGGGGCTGCTCGCGGTGTTCTTCACCGGCCTCTACACGTTCCGGATGGTCCTGCTGACCTTCCACGGCGAGCCCAGAAGCGACCACGCCGAACACCCCGTCGCGCTGGGGTGGAACACGAAGATCCCGCTGGCGGTGCTGGGCGTGCTGGCGGCGGTCGCCGGCTTCGTCAACATGGTGCCGGTCGCGGAGGTGACGGGTGCGGACATCACCTACCTCTCGAACTGGCTCGATAGCGGTCCCGAGGAGCTCGCCTACTCGACGTACACGGCGACCGCCGCGGAGTTCGCCGGCCTCGAGGCCGCCGAGCTGAGCCCGCTGCTGCCCGGCGTCGTCGCGCTCGCCGTCGCGCTCGCGGGCGCGGGTGTCGGGGTGTTCCTCTACCGAGGCCCCGAGCCCGAGCGCCACACCGAGAAGCTCGGCGGGGCGAAGGACGTGCTGGTCGCGAACTACTACCAGGACGAGTACCAGGTCTGGCTCGCCGAAGGCCTGACCCAGCGGACGGCCCGCGCGGCGGACACGTTCGACCAGGGCGTCATCGACGGCGTCGTCAACGGCGCCAGTAGCGTCAGCCTGCTCGGAAGCGACCGGATCCGCCGGGTCCAGAGCGGGGTCGTCACCAACTACGCGGCGATGATCACGATCGCGCTGGTCGTCCTGCTTGTGGCCTTCGGCATCTACGGAGGGTGGTTCTGA
- a CDS encoding proton-conducting membrane transporter yields the protein MPTKPKLQLGSHLLPGLGAVALFCVLAFVFVTSSFPAPQGFPADANITANIGYALFNIEAGEVPAEGFIVAFFAIAIVLDAALDGSVMLARNDDEERDRELVPERGGFEGGEE from the coding sequence ATGCCGACTAAGCCCAAGCTCCAGCTCGGAAGCCACCTGCTTCCCGGGCTGGGAGCCGTCGCGCTCTTCTGTGTGCTGGCGTTCGTCTTCGTCACGTCGTCGTTCCCCGCCCCGCAGGGGTTCCCGGCCGACGCGAACATCACCGCGAACATCGGCTACGCGCTGTTCAACATCGAGGCCGGCGAGGTGCCCGCCGAGGGCTTCATCGTCGCCTTCTTCGCGATCGCGATCGTGCTCGACGCCGCCCTCGACGGCTCGGTGATGCTCGCACGGAACGACGACGAGGAACGGGATCGGGAGCTGGTCCCCGAACGCGGGGGCTTCGAGGGGGGTGAGGAGTAG
- a CDS encoding NADH-quinone oxidoreductase subunit N has product MLSQLPQPLVTQPSTWIALAPVVILATTAFLLFIADSIDPKGSNNGPLAAFSLVGILGTLGVTVWYFFAGVGQPEGLSLLADQVVVDGMSLFFTFVVTSVAALVVVGSYDYLHDQPHQGEFYSLIVLATTGMALMANANSLITAFIAIELASLSSFALVAFLKHNRGSVEAGLKYFLIGALSSAILVYGISLVYATTGSLQLDAVAAGVAETDNVGLLGVGVLMIVGGVAYKTASVPFHFWAPEAYEGAPAPVSAFLSSASKAAGFVIAFRVFVEAFPLDVVVALGIDWVLIFQVLAVVTMIVGNFAAAMQENVKRMLAYSSVGHAGYVLIGLAALGGGQDSLVMGAAMMHLLVYGFMNTGAFLFVALAEYRGIGRTFEDYNGMWRQAPIASVAMTVFLFSLAGLPIGGGFLSKYVLFTAAVGAGVWWLAAVGALTSALSLFYYSRLVKAIWIEDPIREFDVARQPVGLYVAIIAAGLMTVALLPAFPVVDLAQTAAASLLA; this is encoded by the coding sequence ATGCTGTCGCAGCTACCACAGCCGCTCGTGACTCAGCCCTCGACGTGGATCGCGTTGGCGCCGGTCGTCATCCTCGCGACGACGGCGTTCCTGCTGTTCATCGCCGACAGTATCGACCCCAAGGGCTCGAACAACGGCCCGCTCGCGGCCTTCTCGCTCGTCGGCATCCTCGGCACGCTCGGGGTCACCGTCTGGTACTTCTTCGCCGGCGTGGGCCAGCCGGAGGGGCTCTCCCTGCTCGCCGACCAGGTGGTCGTCGACGGGATGAGCCTCTTCTTCACGTTCGTCGTCACGAGCGTCGCGGCACTGGTCGTCGTCGGGAGCTACGACTACCTGCACGACCAGCCCCACCAGGGCGAGTTCTACTCGCTGATCGTGCTCGCGACGACCGGGATGGCGCTGATGGCCAACGCCAACAGCCTCATCACTGCGTTCATCGCGATCGAACTCGCGAGCCTCTCGTCGTTCGCGCTGGTCGCGTTCCTCAAACACAACCGCGGCAGCGTCGAGGCCGGGCTGAAGTACTTCCTGATCGGCGCGCTTTCGAGCGCGATCCTCGTCTACGGGATCAGCCTCGTCTACGCGACGACGGGCTCGCTGCAGCTCGACGCGGTCGCCGCGGGCGTCGCCGAGACCGACAACGTCGGGCTGCTGGGCGTCGGCGTGCTGATGATCGTCGGCGGGGTCGCTTACAAGACCGCCTCGGTGCCGTTCCACTTCTGGGCACCGGAGGCCTACGAGGGCGCGCCCGCACCCGTGAGCGCGTTCCTCTCCTCGGCGTCGAAGGCCGCCGGCTTCGTGATCGCCTTCCGCGTCTTCGTCGAGGCGTTCCCGCTGGACGTCGTCGTCGCGCTGGGCATCGACTGGGTGCTGATCTTCCAGGTGCTCGCGGTCGTGACGATGATCGTCGGCAACTTCGCCGCCGCGATGCAGGAGAACGTCAAGCGGATGCTCGCCTATTCGTCGGTGGGACACGCGGGCTACGTGCTGATCGGGCTCGCCGCGCTCGGCGGCGGGCAGGACTCGCTGGTGATGGGTGCGGCGATGATGCATCTCCTCGTCTATGGATTCATGAACACCGGCGCGTTCCTGTTCGTCGCGCTCGCGGAGTACCGCGGCATCGGGCGGACTTTCGAGGACTACAACGGGATGTGGCGCCAGGCGCCGATCGCGAGCGTCGCGATGACGGTGTTCCTGTTCAGCCTCGCGGGTCTGCCGATCGGGGGCGGCTTCCTCTCGAAATACGTCCTCTTCACCGCCGCGGTCGGCGCGGGCGTCTGGTGGCTCGCCGCGGTCGGCGCGCTCACCAGCGCGCTGTCGCTGTTCTACTACTCCCGGCTCGTGAAGGCGATCTGGATCGAGGACCCGATTCGGGAGTTCGACGTCGCACGCCAGCCCGTCGGGCTCTACGTGGCGATCATCGCCGCCGGCCTGATGACGGTCGCGCTGCTGCCGGCGTTCCCGGTCGTCGACCTCGCACAGACCGCCGCGGCCTCGCTGCTCGCCTGA
- a CDS encoding NuoM family protein, with amino-acid sequence MLIETLIAVTFVAALAVFITPEAYAPQVAFALSLLPLVGSLYMWTGFDASGNALLEGSTVAFETQTQWIGFEPYAINWHVGLDGVSFPLLVLTTVLVPLAIMSAWTPITERVSQFYGLILFMEASLIGVFTALDFFVWFVFWEAVLIPMYLLIGVWGGPRRKYAAIKFFVYTNVASLVMFIGFIALVFGLGDSVTSFGMPEITQALHDGELGGFAGLTSDALALAAFIAIFFGFAVKVPIFPVHTWLPDAHVEAPTPVSVLLAGVLLKMGTYALLRFNFTMLYDVAATLAIPIAALGVFSVIYGAMLALAQQDLKRIVAYSSISSMGYVILGLVAFTVYGIGGATFQMVAHGLISGLMFMAVGVIYNATHTRMVGDISGIADRMPITVGILIAAAFGYMGLPLMAGFAGEFMIFLGAFQSTVLPSAPIFTAIAMFGIVIVAGYLLFAMQRTLFGQFRLETDYEVTRAPLHDVAPLFVLIGLIILLGVDPDIFFTMIQDAVDPIVELGGDA; translated from the coding sequence ATGTTGATCGAGACACTCATCGCAGTCACGTTCGTCGCGGCGCTCGCCGTCTTCATCACGCCGGAAGCCTACGCGCCACAGGTCGCGTTCGCACTGAGCCTGCTCCCGCTCGTCGGGAGCCTCTACATGTGGACCGGCTTCGACGCGAGCGGCAACGCCCTGCTCGAAGGCAGCACCGTTGCCTTCGAAACACAAACCCAGTGGATCGGCTTCGAACCCTACGCGATCAACTGGCACGTCGGCCTCGACGGCGTGAGCTTCCCGCTTCTCGTCCTGACGACCGTGCTGGTCCCGCTCGCGATCATGAGCGCGTGGACGCCGATCACCGAGCGGGTCTCGCAGTTCTACGGGCTGATCCTCTTCATGGAGGCGAGTCTCATCGGCGTGTTCACCGCGCTCGACTTCTTCGTCTGGTTCGTCTTCTGGGAGGCCGTGCTGATCCCGATGTACCTGCTGATCGGCGTCTGGGGCGGTCCCCGGCGCAAGTACGCCGCGATCAAGTTCTTCGTCTACACGAACGTCGCCTCGCTGGTGATGTTCATCGGCTTCATCGCGCTGGTCTTCGGGCTGGGCGATTCGGTGACGAGCTTCGGCATGCCCGAGATCACCCAGGCGCTACATGACGGTGAGCTCGGCGGCTTCGCCGGGCTCACTAGTGACGCGCTCGCGCTCGCCGCGTTCATCGCGATCTTCTTCGGCTTCGCGGTCAAGGTGCCGATCTTCCCGGTCCACACCTGGCTGCCCGACGCCCACGTCGAGGCCCCGACGCCGGTGTCGGTGCTGCTTGCGGGCGTCCTCCTGAAGATGGGGACCTACGCGCTGCTTCGGTTCAACTTCACGATGCTCTACGACGTCGCGGCGACGCTCGCGATCCCGATCGCGGCGCTCGGCGTCTTCAGCGTCATCTACGGCGCGATGCTCGCGCTGGCCCAACAGGACCTCAAGCGCATCGTCGCGTACTCCTCGATCTCCTCGATGGGCTACGTGATCCTCGGGCTGGTGGCGTTCACAGTGTATGGAATCGGCGGCGCGACCTTCCAGATGGTCGCCCACGGGCTGATCTCGGGGCTGATGTTCATGGCCGTCGGCGTGATCTACAACGCCACGCACACGCGGATGGTCGGGGACATCTCGGGGATCGCCGACCGGATGCCGATCACCGTCGGGATCCTGATCGCCGCTGCCTTCGGCTACATGGGCCTGCCGCTGATGGCCGGCTTCGCCGGGGAGTTCATGATCTTCCTCGGGGCGTTCCAGTCGACCGTCCTGCCCAGCGCGCCGATCTTCACCGCGATCGCGATGTTCGGCATCGTGATCGTCGCGGGCTACCTGCTCTTCGCGATGCAGCGCACGCTGTTCGGGCAGTTCAGGCTCGAGACCGACTACGAGGTCACGCGCGCACCGCTACACGACGTCGCGCCGCTGTTCGTCCTGATCGGCCTCATCATCCTGCTGGGGGTCGATCCGGACATCTTCTTCACCATGATTCAGGACGCCGTTGATCCGATCGTCGAACTGGGGGGTGATGCCTGA